In Desulfobacterales bacterium, a single window of DNA contains:
- the rpmB gene encoding 50S ribosomal protein L28 produces MSKMCEICGKKPMVGSHVSHAHNVTKRRFNPNLQQVRTLYEGKVKKMVVCTNCIKSGHVVKAP; encoded by the coding sequence ATGTCTAAAATGTGTGAAATATGCGGAAAAAAACCAATGGTCGGGAGCCACGTGAGTCACGCCCATAATGTTACCAAACGACGCTTTAACCCGAACCTTCAACAGGTGCGGACACTTTATGAAGGCAAAGTAAAAAAAATGGTCGTCTGCACCAACTGTATTAAGTCCGGACATGTTGTCAAGGCCCCTTAG
- a CDS encoding outer membrane protein assembly factor BamD encodes MKRTFIGCLVVLFFLSGCSWFQTKEEKPAQELASDGMEDFKKGKYDKAIESFQKIKDWYPFSKYAILAELKIADAHFNLKEYEEAVFAYEEFENLHPRNEAIPYVIYQIGLCYFVQIDTIDRDQTSSQKALDTFNRLIKQFPEDAYAARAREHTKKCIKTLAGHEFYVGLYYFKGKHYKAAQKRFEAVLNKYPDVGLHYKALQYLARAEAASKKQPEQ; translated from the coding sequence ATGAAACGTACCTTTATCGGCTGCCTCGTCGTGTTGTTTTTCCTGTCCGGCTGCTCCTGGTTTCAAACCAAGGAAGAGAAGCCCGCCCAGGAACTCGCCAGTGACGGCATGGAAGATTTTAAGAAAGGCAAGTATGACAAGGCAATCGAATCCTTCCAAAAAATTAAGGACTGGTATCCTTTCAGCAAATATGCGATTCTGGCTGAACTAAAAATTGCGGACGCTCATTTTAACTTAAAAGAATACGAAGAAGCTGTCTTTGCCTATGAAGAATTTGAAAACCTTCATCCGCGCAATGAAGCTATCCCCTATGTTATCTATCAAATCGGTCTCTGCTATTTCGTCCAAATTGACACCATCGATCGCGACCAGACATCGAGCCAGAAGGCGCTTGATACGTTTAACCGGCTGATCAAGCAGTTCCCGGAGGATGCCTATGCCGCCAGGGCCAGGGAACACACTAAAAAATGTATCAAAACCCTCGCCGGCCATGAATTTTATGTGGGGCTTTATTATTTTAAAGGCAAGCATTACAAAGCCGCCCAGAAAAGATTTGAAGCGGTTCTCAATAAATACCCCGATGTGGGGTTGCATTACAAGGCCCTGCAATATCTTGCCCGGGCGGAAGCGGCTTCTAAAAAACAGCCCGAACAATAA